Proteins from a single region of Rana temporaria chromosome 5, aRanTem1.1, whole genome shotgun sequence:
- the LOC120941634 gene encoding E3 ubiquitin/ISG15 ligase TRIM25-like encodes MASADLRQELDCSICLTTYTDPVNLRCGHNFCRVCIDRVLDTQGGSGGYSCPECREEFRDRPVLHRNITLRNIVETFRSTQLEEGKTGIFCTYCYHSPVPAVRSCLHCEASLCDNHLRVHSKAPEHVLTDPTTSMENRKCSIHRKLLEYYCTEDSACICVTCRLDGEHRGHKVETLDEASENKKQKLRNVLQKLMTEREETEKRVQSLQDRRRKVQEKSERVTALFIELRRHLEDLEKRVRRNISSQEERISLSDLIHQLEIKKEDLSRKMEDIEKLCNMTDPLTVLQESDTGDLCDTEEGDNEDRERHDRLLHDGGDLDVSGISHTLHTGLSDMIKEVNVFFNIQEASDILLDVNTAHNNLQISDDMKTVSWSDIKQNRPETPERFQSCVQVLSSQRFSSGGHYWEVDFRESEYYCVGMCYPSIERGGGWQSGIGNNKKSWGLGRYIGDYYIMHDKKEIIISPDLSSNRVRISVDYEAGQLSFYDLCDPIRHLHTFTTTFTEPLHAGLYVGEGSITISGGERRREK; translated from the coding sequence ATggcgtctgctgatctgagacaGGAGCTGGACTGTTCCATCTGTCTGACCACATATACAGATCCTGTAAACCTGAGATGTGgtcacaacttctgccgggtctgtattgatcgtgtgttggatacacagggggggtctggaggatattcctgtcctgagtgcagagaAGAGTTCCGGGATCGGCCTGTACTGCACAGGAACATAACACTACGTAACATAGTGGAGACTTTCCGATCTACTCAgctggaagaagggaagactggaATCTTCTGTACTTATTGCTATCactctcctgtacctgctgttagaTCCTGTCTGCATTGTGAAGCTTCTCTGTGTGATAATCACCTGAGAGTCCACAGCAAGGCACCAGAACATGTCCTAACTGATCCCACCACTTCCATGGAGAACAGAAAATGCTCCATTCATAGGAAACTTCTTGAatattactgcactgaggactcTGCCTGTATCTGTGTGACCTGCAGGCTGGATGGAGAACACCGGGGACACAAGGTGGAGACTCTGGATGAGGCCTCtgagaataaaaaacagaaactgagaaatgttctgcagaaactgatgacagagagagaggagacagagaaaagagtccagagtctgcaggatcgcAGGAGAAAAGTACAAGAAAAATCAGAGAGAGTCACTGCCCTGTTCATAGAGCTCAGGAGACATCTGGAGGACCTGGAGAAGAGAGTCCGGAGGAACATCTCCAGCCAGGAAGAGCGGATCTCATTGTCTGATCTGATCCATCagctggaaataaagaaggaggatctgtccaggaagatggaggacattgagaagctgtgtaacatgactgacccactgactgtcctacaggaatcagacacaggggacttgtgtgatactgaggagggagataatgaggacagagagagacatgatagactcctccatgatggaggggatctggatgtGTCTGGAAtctcacacacattacacacagggtTATCTGATATGATAAAAGAGGTAAATGTATTCTTCAATATACAGGAAGCGtcagacatattactggatgtgaACACAGCTCATAATAATCTACAGATATCAGATGACATGAAAACTGTATCCTGGTCAGATATAAAGCAGAATCGTCCAGAAACACCGGAGAGATTTCAGTCCTGTGTCCAGGTATTAAGCAGTCAGAGATTTTCCTCGGGGggacattactgggaagtggatTTCAGAGAGTCAGAATATTACTGTGTCGGGATGTGTTATCCCAGtatagagaggggaggaggatggcAGTCAGGGATTGGAAATAATAAGAAGTCCTGGGGTTTGGGCAGGTATATCGGCGATTATTATATAATGCATGACAAGAAAGAGATCATCATATCTCCCGATCtctccagtaacagagtcaggatCTCTGTGGATTATGAGGCTGGGCAGCTgtccttttatgatctgtgtgacccgatcagacacctccacaccttcaccaccaccttcactgagcccctccatgccGGGTTATATGTAGGAGAAGGTTCTATAACAATATCTGGGGGTGAAAGGCGACGtgagaaataa